The genomic region CGCGCTGGAGCGGGCCGCCGAGATCAAGGCGTCCGGCCGCTACATCCCGGCCTTCCTGGATCTGACCACCGCGATCGACAACTCGCGGCTGGAGCAGACGTACAACACTCCGGCGCTGGCGACCATCTTCCTGGCCGCCGAGCAGACCGACTGGATGAACGCGCAGGGTGGCCTGGCCTGGGCGGCAAAGCGCACCGCCGAGAGCGCCGCGACGGTGTACGGCTGGGCGGAGCGGTCCACAGTGGCCACTCCGTTCGTGACCGACCCGGCGCTGCGGTCCAACGTGGTCGCGACCATCGACTTCGCCGACGGTGTGGACGCCACGGCGATCGCCAAGGCGCTGCGCGCCAATGGCATCGTCGACACCGAGCCGTACCGCAAGCTCGGCCGCAACCAGCTGCGGGTGGCGCTGTTCCCGGCCGTCGAGCCGTCCGATGTCGAGGCGCTCACCGCCTCCATCGACTACGTGGTCGAGCGCCTCTGACGATCGTCACGGTCGGTGTTGGTCGGAGCCCCGACCGACACCGACCGTGATCATCGCCGCAGCTCAGTCGCGACATGCGGGGTGTCGCTTCCCCCACCCCGAGACAGATGCGCGTACGGTGGTCAGAGACGCCTGGGTGGCCGACTCGTGGCGTGCGGCCAGCGAAGCGGGACGGAGGCAACGCAATGCGCCCAGTACGCTTCGTCGCCCTCTCCGAGGACGGCCATGCCCTGGTTCTCGCCGACGAGGTCGGGCGGCTGCTAGCCCTGCCGATCGACGAGCGGATCGCCGGCGCGTTGCACGCCGAGCCCGGCGCACCGCCCCTTCCGGCGGCGCCGACGACCGTCGACCCGGTTCCCTCGCTGTCTCCTCGGGACATCCAGGCCCGCATCCGCTCCGGTGAGTCCGCCGAGGACGTCGCCCGGATCGCCGGTGTGCCTGTGGACCGTGTGCTTCGCTACGCCGGGCCGGTGCTCCAGGAGCGGGCGATGCTCGCCCAGCACGCCCGCCGCACCAGGCTCAAGGGCGCGGAGAAGCCGACCCCGCTCGCCGAGGTGGTGAACGGCCGGCTGAGCCAGCACGGCATCGACACCGAGAAGATCTCCTGGGACGCCTACCGGCGCGACGACGGCACCTGGCGGATCATCGCCACCTGGCCGTCCGGCAAGGCCACCGCGCAGGCCATCTGGGATCTCGACAAGACCCGGCAGGCGGTCACGCCGCACGACGACATGGCGCAGTACCTGTGCGCCGAGCGGCCCACGCCGATCCTCGGTCAGGAGCCGGCGCCGGAGCGGGGTGGGCACGCCCTGCCCGGCCCGTCGCGTGGTGAACCGAGCCGTGGTGGGCACGGGTTGCCGGCCGCGTCCGAGCACCCCCGCCAGGGTCGGGACCCGATCCGGGCTGGCCGGGACGCCCTGCTCGCCTCACTGGACCGTCCGCTCGGCGCCTCGTCGGGTCGTGGGCTGGAACCGCGTACCCCTGCTGCTCTGGCAGGGTCGGACGCGCCCCGGCAGCGACCTGTCGGCGGCGGTGCCGCCGCGCTTCTCGGCGGCGGCCA from Micromonospora profundi harbors:
- the sepH gene encoding septation protein SepH, whose amino-acid sequence is MRPVRFVALSEDGHALVLADEVGRLLALPIDERIAGALHAEPGAPPLPAAPTTVDPVPSLSPRDIQARIRSGESAEDVARIAGVPVDRVLRYAGPVLQERAMLAQHARRTRLKGAEKPTPLAEVVNGRLSQHGIDTEKISWDAYRRDDGTWRIIATWPSGKATAQAIWDLDKTRQAVTPHDDMAQYLCAERPTPILGQEPAPERGGHALPGPSRGEPSRGGHGLPAASEHPRQGRDPIRAGRDALLASLDRPLGASSGRGLEPRTPAALAGSDAPRQRPVGGGAAALLGGGQGSAFDDDADAPKEVPAVPSLAVLRPRRTGAAAAAGGESTDAAGKPRKRLPSWDDVLFGSGPAARESS